The nucleotide sequence GATCGGTACATGGACGATCTCGTCTCCGGGCGACGGATCGTCCGGGCCCTCACTCCGGATCCGTGTCATGAGCGCACGTCAGTTCTCGCTCGCTTGATAGACACGTTCACCGCCGACGAAGGTCTCGAGCACGCGGATCTCGTCGATGTGTGCCGGATCCTCCAGGGGCGATGCGGAGAGGATCACGTAGTCGGCGAGCTTGCCTTCTTCGAGTGAACCCTTGTTGTCCTCATCGTGATATTGGTAGGCGGCATCGATGGTCGTCGCGCGCAATGCCTGCATCGGCGTGATGCGTTCGGCCGGGCCGATGTCCTTGCCGCTGCTGCTCTTCCGATTGACCGCAGACCAGATCAGGCGCAAGGGCTCCATCGGAACGACCGGGGCATCACAATGGATCGTGAAGTGCACGCCCTTGTCGAGCGCGCTCTTCGCGGGGCTCATGCGCGCGGCACGATCGGGGCCCATGAAGAGATCGCGGTGCCGGTCGCCCCAATAGTAGGTGTGCAGGCTGAAGAACGACGGGATCACCTGGAGCTCGGCCATGCGATCGAGTTGGTCGTCGCGGCTCATCTGGGCGTGGATGATGATCGGCCGCGGATCTTCGGAGGGCGTGTCCGCGAAGGCCGCCTCGAAGGCATCGAGGATATCGTCGATCGAAGCGTCACCGTTCCCGTGGATCGCCAGCTGCCAACCGGCCGCGTGGTAGCGCTTGGCCCGGGTGATCAACTCGTCCCGCGGAACGCGCGGGTAGCCCCGGAACGCCGGGTCATCGCCGGGAGGGACGTGATAGGGCTCGGACAGGTAGCCCGTATAGCCCTGGATCGAGCCGTCCGCGACGATCTTCACGGCACCGATCTGGCACCCACTCCGGATCGTAGGTCGTGTAGGGCTCGCCTCCGTCGAGCAGCTCGTCGAGGGCCTCCATTCCAGGCCAGAGCACCAGACGGATCGGGATGATGCCGAGCCGGGAGAGCCAGGGGAAGAGGCGCAGCTGGTCGGGCGGCGTATAGCCGGTCTGTGCGGTGGTGACGCCCTGGGCCACGGCCCGCTCTACAGCAAGCCGCACCATGGCCAGACCGCCCATGAGGCCCGGGCTCAGGAGATCCGCTTGGAGTGGCTCCATTGCGGTCTCCTCCAGCACGCCGTCCGGCTCACCGGTTTCGGCATCGCGTCGGATGACGCCGCCCTCTGGATCCTTGGTGTTCTTGTCCCAGCCCAGATCCGCGAGCGCGCGGCTGTTGATCGAAGCCAGGTGGCCGGAGATATGCAACACCGCCACCGGGTGGTCGGTGGATACGCGATCGAGGTCGATCCGTGTCGGGTGCCGGCCTTCGGCCAGGAGGGTGTCGTCGTATCCCATCCCGGTGACCCATTCCCCGGGCGAGGTGTCTTCCGCGCGCTCGCGCATACGCGCCACCAGCTCGTCGATCGTCTCCAGGTCTCCGATCGGCGGCGGATTCAGATCGGTCACGCCGGCCCAGACGCCGTCGCCAGGAAAGTGGCCGTGAGCGTCGATGAAGCCAGGCACGATGGCGCCGCTTTGCAGTTCGACGACGTTTGCCGCCGGGCCTCCCCAGGCGCGCACTTCGATCTCGCTCCCCACGGCTCCGATGCGGTCGCCTTCGATGCCGAGGGCTTCGACCACCCGATTCTCGCCGTCCACGGTGAGCACGGAAGCGCCAACGTAGACCGTACGGCGGCTGCATGCGGTGGCGAGGAGGAGGGCAAGGACGATCAACGCAAGGGGTAGGGGGCGTCTCATGCCGGCGAGTCTACCGCGTCAGAGGGCTCAGTCTCGGGGCCGGAAAGGTCGATGCAGCCAGGCACGGACCAGCTTTGAGGGGGATCGACCATGCCTGGAATCGGATCGCGAGGGGCCGCTGCCCTGGCCATGCTCTTGGTGCTCGTGGGCTGTCAGCGCATCGATGTAGCGTCGCGGCCCGCAGGTGGAAAGGCTGACGTTCAGGAATGGGTCGTCCAGGAGGCTGGCGCGAACGATCTGGGTGATCAGTGGGGCCGCGGAACGTGCAAGCCCGGCGCGCAATCCGAGTTCCGCTGGATCGATTGTCGCTCGGGGGGTGATGGCAGTCCGATGCTTCTGGCTTCCACCCAGGAATTCTCCTCGCCGGTGGATGTGACAGGACACAGCCTGCACTTCTGGATTCGCATCGACGATCCCGCGAAGCTGGGCGGCCTGGAATTGCGACTCGCCTCGGGAAGCTTCGAGAAGGGCATGGCCGCGTTCCAGATTCCGCTCTACAGCGATCCCCCGTTCAACATGATCCAGGGCGGTGTATGGACGCCTCAGAGTTTCAGTCTCGGTACGGCGCGCATCGAGGGAGAGGTCGATCTCCGGAGCGTGTCGCGGGTCGGGCTCTACGCCGCCGACAATGGCAAGGGGCCCATCCGCGTGAGATGGACGGGCCTCACCGCGGTGGAGCAGGCCGCCGAAGGCTATGTCTCGTTCACCTTCGACGATGGGACGCTCTCCCATGTCGAAGTCGCCGCTCCTGCGATGCACGAACACGGCTTCCGCGGTACGGCCTACGTGATGCCCGATGAAGTCGGCTACGAAGGCTTCGTGACGACGGATCACCTGGACGAGCTGGCCGGGACGTACGGTTGGGATGTTGCGGCGCATCACGCCGTCTCGTTCACCCACATGAAGGAAGGCGAACTCGAACCCGCCATCCTGAGCGTCCAGAGCTACCTGCGGAAACGCGGCTTCGACGCGGGCCTCGGGCATCTTGCGTATCCGCTGGGTCGGCAGGATCCCAAGGTTGTCCGGCCCCTCGTGCGGAAACATTTCACGACGGCTCGCCTGGCCAGTGCCGGCCCGGAAACGATCCCGCCCGCGGATCCACACCTGCTCCGGGCGGTGAACGTGCTGGATACGACGACGCCGGAGGAGGTCGGAGAGATCGCACTTCGGGCGAAGAAGCACGGCGAGTGGGCCATCCTGATGTTCCATCTGCTGAACGACGATCCCCAGGTGGAGATCGCCTACGCCATCGACGACTTCAAGAAGGCGCTGGTGGAGGTGGAGAAGACCGGGGTGAAGGTGCTGCCGGTCAGCGAGGTCTGGGATCGGATCAGTGGGATCCGGACGGTGCGTGGAGCCGCTCGCCCAGGGCGCGGAGAACCTCGAGGGCTGGCTTCGGCTCGCCCTTCGCAGTGAGCACACCAAACGAACGCTCGGCTGGGCCGAACCAACCGCTGTGTTCCGGGTCATCCCGGAGCTGGAAGTACACCATGCCGAAGACGCCTTCCTTCGCCAGCGCGCGGCGCTCGCGGACGAGAGAGCGCAACGCATCTCGTTGGGCGAGTTGCCAATCTCCATACGAA is from bacterium and encodes:
- a CDS encoding amidohydrolase family protein; the protein is MKIVADGSIQGYTGYLSEPYHVPPGDDPAFRGYPRVPRDELITRAKRYHAAGWQLAIHGNGDASIDDILDAFEAAFADTPSEDPRPIIIHAQMSRDDQLDRMAELQVIPSFFSLHTYYWGDRHRDLFMGPDRAARMSPAKSALDKGVHFTIHCDAPVVPMEPLRLIWSAVNRKSSSGKDIGPAERITPMQALRATTIDAAYQYHDEDNKGSLEEGKLADYVILSASPLEDPAHIDEIRVLETFVGGERVYQASEN
- a CDS encoding amidohydrolase family protein, translated to MRRPLPLALIVLALLLATACSRRTVYVGASVLTVDGENRVVEALGIEGDRIGAVGSEIEVRAWGGPAANVVELQSGAIVPGFIDAHGHFPGDGVWAGVTDLNPPPIGDLETIDELVARMRERAEDTSPGEWVTGMGYDDTLLAEGRHPTRIDLDRVSTDHPVAVLHISGHLASINSRALADLGWDKNTKDPEGGVIRRDAETGEPDGVLEETAMEPLQADLLSPGLMGGLAMVRLAVERAVAQGVTTAQTGYTPPDQLRLFPWLSRLGIIPIRLVLWPGMEALDELLDGGEPYTTYDPEWVPDRCREDRRGRLDPGLYGLPVRALSRPSRR
- a CDS encoding polysaccharide deacetylase family protein, which produces MPGIGSRGAAALAMLLVLVGCQRIDVASRPAGGKADVQEWVVQEAGANDLGDQWGRGTCKPGAQSEFRWIDCRSGGDGSPMLLASTQEFSSPVDVTGHSLHFWIRIDDPAKLGGLELRLASGSFEKGMAAFQIPLYSDPPFNMIQGGVWTPQSFSLGTARIEGEVDLRSVSRVGLYAADNGKGPIRVRWTGLTAVEQAAEGYVSFTFDDGTLSHVEVAAPAMHEHGFRGTAYVMPDEVGYEGFVTTDHLDELAGTYGWDVAAHHAVSFTHMKEGELEPAILSVQSYLRKRGFDAGLGHLAYPLGRQDPKVVRPLVRKHFTTARLASAGPETIPPADPHLLRAVNVLDTTTPEEVGEIALRAKKHGEWAILMFHLLNDDPQVEIAYAIDDFKKALVEVEKTGVKVLPVSEVWDRISGIRTVRGAARPGRGEPRGLASARPSQ